The segment CAAAATCTTTCGGGAATATCTTTGTTAATTCATATTCGGATATTCCGATGGGGTGGTTTACATTGTTGAGTGCGTACTCGGCAATAATTTGATTTTTGCTTTTGCATATTAATAACCCAATAGTCGGATTATCGGATGGATGTTTTAATAAATCATTTACTGCCGATAAATAGAAACTTAATTTTCCTGCATATTCGGGAATAAAATCCGTTGCTTTCAGTTCTATAACTACATAACAACGTAGTTTTAAATGGTAAAACAACAAATCAATATAAAAATCCTGATTGCCTACATGTAATGGGTATTGTTTTCCTACGTAAGCAAAACCTGCACCCAATTCTAATAGGAATCTTGTAATGTTTTCTGTTAGTGCATTTTCCAACTCCCTTTCTTTATACCCTTCCGTTAATGTAATAAAATCAAAATTGTAAGGGTCTTTTAATGTTTCTTGTGCCAAATCGCTATGAACATCGGGCAATGTCCGCTTAAAGTTGGTTAAGGATTTGCCTGATCGTTTGTATTCATCCTGTTTGATATGAATTTCTAAAATGCTTCTACTCCATCCGTTTTCAATGGTTTTTTGAACATAAAACAGGGCTTCATCCATTGATTTACAATTGGATATAATGCGCAAGTTATGTCCCCACGGTATTT is part of the Bacteroidales bacterium genome and harbors:
- a CDS encoding PDDEXK nuclease domain-containing protein, whose translation is MPNIIKSDSEYKQWLTDLKLRIRQSQLKAAIKVNSELINLYWSIGKDIIEKQENSKWGDQLIPQLSRDLKQEFPDMKGFSISNLKYIRQWYLFYNEMSIIGQQAVGQLTKQAVSQSENVKSQQVVDRIQIVQQLVAQIPWGHNLRIISNCKSMDEALFYVQKTIENGWSRSILEIHIKQDEYKRSGKSLTNFKRTLPDVHSDLAQETLKDPYNFDFITLTEGYKERELENALTENITRFLLELGAGFAYVGKQYPLHVGNQDFYIDLLFYHLKLRCYVVIELKATDFIPEYAGKLSFYLSAVNDLLKHPSDNPTIGLLICKSKNQIIAEYALNNVNHPIGISEYELTKIFPKDFEGSLPTIEEIEEELEREEE